From a single Nicotiana tomentosiformis chromosome 2, ASM39032v3, whole genome shotgun sequence genomic region:
- the LOC104095498 gene encoding probable 2-oxoglutarate-dependent dioxygenase At3g50210 — protein MNCYQWLSILGFVNNWFTLLHPSQMGITMLLDDISPLLDKSDHPNMAQDERAAQVVRELDLACREAGFFYVTGHGIPQIRSIKHEYFHQPYEDKLKIKLSAETGYRGYQRIGENITKGTPDMHEAIDCYREVKHRMYGDLGEVMQGSNIRSSSPPNFKQLVEEYVDHCTVALLYCILF, from the exons AtgaattgttatcagtggttatCCATTTTGGGTTTTGTAAACAATTGGTTTACCTTGCTCCATCCATCTCAGATGGGCATAACAATGTTGTTGGATG ATATAAGTCCTCTTTTGGACAAGTCGGATCATCCAAATATGGCTCAAGATGAACGTGCTGCTCAAGTTGTTAGGGAATTAGATCTGGCTTGTAGAGAAGCTGGATTCTTTTACGTG ACAGGCCATGGTATTCCTCAGATTAGAAGCATTAAACATGAATATTTTCATCAACCTTATGAGGATAAACTCAAGATCAAACTTTCTGCCGAAACTGGATACAG AGGATATCAAAGAATTGGAGAGAATATAACCAAAGGCACACCTGATATGCATGAAGCAATTGAT TGCTATAGAGAAGTTAAACATAGGATGTATGGAGATCTTGGAGAAGTTATGCAAGGATCCAACATACG GTCAAGTAGCCCTCCAAATTTCAAGCAGTTAGTGGAGGAGTATGTTGACCATTGCACAGTTGCCTTGCTCTATTGCATACTCTTTTGA